A window from Ictalurus furcatus strain D&B chromosome 16, Billie_1.0, whole genome shotgun sequence encodes these proteins:
- the LOC128620198 gene encoding proto-oncogene DBL yields MAESGPFRGLPRIRRAAASIPGNLHLVLVLTPKTQSQGTGTDLGFRFCQDDFTIKMPVIMLSSVTDLLRYIDENQLSADFSGTLECCSTDWIVLKTAIESFAVMVKDVAQLLQVFGTELAETELPEEPNAIEYLLRSHTDKYRQMKDDIRSVMKEGRQILSNLEGVKRTEDRDIAQDRDTVHRLLTQLRDMEMAFDGFFEKHHLKMQQYLQLLRYELSFHEMEGKLDDLIGREKAIPAAGLTAAQTQQLIAELHTLDSIAEEEMGHAQIVILHGHQLAASHHYALALIVQRCNELRHHCDTLTTALRNKHTSLTHTHALQLRLEEAVRWCDESVYLLAGQMVDKFQSKEGAQEALSDIERLLESKPTLSYTTDAHTPEIRAQETVVMEKYSSVQVMLENRQACLRKLACVQVRPIQPVSPRPESPTRLKSPLFSPKHSFDVNSSLKFSFDLSLPGKRTARKNSCTKKIEVMHQESRGSVCQEAEGAENPEQQTCHVMKELIDTEKVYVEELLSVLLGYRAEMDNPALSHILPSELKDKKEVLFGNLPEIYKFHSRIFVQDLESCRQTPERVGARFLERKENFQVYERYCQNKPRSEAMWRQCADSPFFQECKRKLKHKLDLDSYLLKPVQRLTKYQLLLKELLKHSTQSQYVCELQGALNAMLDLLKSVNDSMHQIAITGYEGDLCDLGRVLMQGSFSVWMSRKSSRVKDMARFKPMQRHLFLHERALLFCKKREENGDGAERTASYSFKHCLRMSAVGITENIKGDMKKFEIWYSGREEVYVVQAPTVEVKSAWLSEIRKILTNHQKTGQGSPLSISLSLFSLTQVNTTISPNFVKSNLSLSRSLSVSDEGHGAVGSLSPLLVNSMERASVCMPWSPAPMAACSGCFDVPPHSKGAPMHSDESGSSSPVLTDPVMFSPRPQNRNRRSWPGTSNSVDICETLEDWTTDLSFISDSDEEDDVLLVPGKYRALVDHLKCGKDEVIIKHGDVIHLLQENTADLWHVKNLTRGGEGKLTADALHRILGNVDRSHVIRPEGDFMAQEI; encoded by the exons atggcGGAGTCCGGTCCGTTTAGGGGTCTGCCCCGGATCCGGAGGGCTGCG GCCTCAATTCCTGGAAATCTGCACCTGGTTCTGGTTCTGACGCCCAAAACTCAGTCTCAAGGCACCGGCACAGACCTGGGCTTCCGCTTCTGTCAGGACGACTTCACTATCAAAATGCCt gtgatCATGCTGAGTTCAGTCACTGATCTGCTGCGCTATATTGACGAGAACCAGTTGAGCGCTGATTTCAGTGGAACTCTCGAGTGCTGCTCCACAGACTGGATCGTCCTGAAGACG GCCATAGAGAGTTTTGCGGTGATGGTGAAGGATGTGGCTCAGCTGCTGCAGGTGTTTGGAACGGAACTGGCCGAGACCGAACTGCCCGAGGAACCGAACGCCATCGAGTACCTGCTCCGCTCTCACACCGACAAATACAGACAGATGAAG GATGACATTCGCTCAGTGATGAAGGAGGGACGTCAGATCCTGTCTAATCTAGAAGGAGTTAAAAGGACGGAGGACAGAGACATCGCTCAGGACAGGGACACTGTACACAG gctCCTGACCCAGCTCAGAGACATGGAGATGGCGTTTGATGGGTTTTTTGAGAAGCACCACCTGAAAATGCAGCAGTACCTGCAGCTCCTCCGCTACGAGCTGAGCTTTCACGAG ATGGAGGGGAAACTGGATGATCTGATTGGCCGAGAGAAAGCGATTCCTGCTGCAGGATTGACAGCGGCTCAGACACAACAACTCATCGCTGAACTACACACTCTCGACTCCATCGCTGAG gaggagaTGGGTCATGCTCAGATCGTTATCCTTCACGGTCATCAGTTAGCAGCGAGTCATCACTACGCTCTGGCTCTCATCGTCCAGCGCTGTAACGAGCTGCGTCATCACTGTGACACACTGACCACGGCCCTGCGCAACAAACACActtcgctcacacacacacacgctctgcaGCTACGCCTCGAggag gcagtgCGTTGGTGTGATGAGAGTGTGTATCTGTTGGCCGGTCAGATGGTGGATAAATTCCAGTCTAAAGAAGGAGCTCAGGAAGCTCTGAGTGACATCGAGAGACTGCTGGAGTCCAAACCAACTCTCAGCTACACTactgacgcacacacacctgagatacgg gctcAGGAAACAGTAGTGATGGAGAAGTACTCCTCAGTGCAGGTGATGCTGGAGAACAGACAGGCATGTTTGCGTAAACTCGCCTGCGTTCAGGTGAGACCCATCCAGCCCGTCTCCCCGAGACCCGAGAGCCCGACCCGCCTCAAATCCCCGCTGTTCTCCCCCAAACACA GTTTTgatgtgaattccagtctgaaGTTCTCctttgatctctctctcccaggAAAAAGAACCGCACGCAAGAACAGCTGCACCAAGAAG aTTGAGGTGATGCACCAGGAGAGTCGTGGCAGTGTGTGTCAAGAAGCAGAGGGAGCAGAGAACCCCGAACAGCAGACAtg TCATGTGATGAAGGAGCTGATTGACACGGAGAAGGTTTATGTGGAGGAGCTGCTCAGTGTTCTACTG ggTTACAGAGCTGAGATGGATAACCCCGCTCTGTCTCACATCCTGCCATCCGAACTGAAAGACAAGAAGGAGGTTTTATTTGGAAATCTGCCAGAAATTTACAAATTTCACAGCAg gatatTTGTTCAGGACCTGGAGAGCTGCAGGCAGACTCCAGAGAGAGTGGGAGCAAGATTTctggagaga AAGGAGAATTTTCAGGTGTATGAGCGTTACTGTCAGAATAAACCTCGCTCAGAGGCCATGTGGAGGCAGTGTGCAGACTCTCCATTTTTCCAG GAGTGTAAGAGGAAACTGAAGCACAAACTGGATTTGGATTCGTATTTACTGAAACCTGTTCAGCGTCTGACCAAATATCAGCTGCTGCTGAAG gagctgTTGAAGCATAGTACACAATCGCAGTATGTTTGTGAGCTCCAGGGGGCGCTAAATGCCATGCTGGACCTCCTCAAATCTGTTAACGACTCCATGCACCAGATTGCCATCACTGGATACgag gGGGACCTGTGTGACCTGGGCCGGGTGTTAATGCAGGGTTCGTTCAGTGTGTGGATGAGCAGGAAGTCGTCACGTGTGAAGGACATGGCTCGGTTTAAACCAATGCAGAGACACTTGTTCCTCCACGAGAGGGCGCTGCTGTTCTGTAAAAAACGGGAAGAGAATGGAGACGGAGCTGAACGCACCGCCTCCTACAGCTTCAAACACTGCCTCAgg ATGAGTGCTGTGGGTATCACAGAGAACATCAAAGGTGATATGAAGAAGTTTGAGATCTGGTACAGTGGGAGAGAAGAGGTGTATGTAGTGCAG gctcCAACAGTTGAGGTGAAGTCAGCATGGCTCAGTGAGATCAGAAAAATCCTCACAAACCATCAGAAAACTGGTCAAGgttcccctctctctatctctctctctcttttttctctcacacaggTTAATACAACAATCTCACCTAATTTCGTCAaatccaatctctctctctctcgctctctctctgtctcagatgAAGGTCATGGTGCTGtaggctctctctctcctcttctggTGAACAG tatgGAGAGGGCGTCGGTCTGCATGCCCTGGAGCCCCGCCCCCATGGCAGCCTGCTCAGGTTGTTTTGATGTCCCTCCTCACAGTAAGGGGGCGCCAATGCACTCGGACGAGTCAGGGAGCTCCAGTCCGGTTCTGACAGACCCCGTGATGTTCTCACCTCGACCCCAGAACCGCAACCGCCGCA gttggCCCGGAACTTCAAACTCCGTGGATATTTGTGAGACTTTAGAGGACTGGACCACTGACCTGTCCTTCATCTCCGACTCAGATGAAGAAGATGACGTCCTACTG GTTCCTGGGAAGTACCGAGCCCTTGTGGATCACCTGAAGTGTGGTAAAGATGAGGTCATCATAAAACACGGCGATGTCATCCACTTACTGCAGGAGAACACAGCGGACCTGTG GCACGTCAAAAACCTGACTCGTGGAGGTGAGGGAAAACTTACAGCTGATGCCTTGCACAGAATTCTGGGGAATGTGGACAGAAGCCATGTGATCAGGCCTGAAGGTGACTTTATG GCTCAGGAAATATAA